One genomic segment of Acanthopagrus latus isolate v.2019 chromosome 14, fAcaLat1.1, whole genome shotgun sequence includes these proteins:
- the glipr1a gene encoding GLIPR1-like protein 1, which yields MCIPWRLGGMGSMVWMSLWAWMILDSGVCSASLPEITDGNFIEECVREHNRARSSVSPAASNMLYMTWDAGLAITARAWASKCLFEHNIYLRDARRVHPDFRSVGENLWAGSPPASFDVTRAVKKWVDEKQHYDFNLNRCTGVCGHYTQVVWASSYKVGCAAQLCPSGVKSTGFAAKEGVIFVCNYAPGGNIVGRKPYQYGSCSECDGTCEGNLCRNPERDSQKSYSWTPDWDHAGVNTGKAADRSSYVAVLVVRPIALIATFTAAYAVRHFYPDVFCYE from the exons ATGTGCATTCCTTGGCGGCTTGGAGGCATGGGGAGCATGGTTTGGATGTCACTGTGGGCCTGGATGATCCTGGACTCAGGGGTGTGTTCAGCGTCCCTGCCAGAAATCACTGACGGGAACTTCATTGAAGAGTGTGTGAGGGAACACAACAGGGCGCGGTCCTCTGTCAGCCCAGCTGCAAGCAATATGCTGTACATG ACATGGGATGCGGGCTTGGCCATCACTGCAAGAGCGTGGGcaagcaaatgtttgtttgaacacAACATCTACCTCCGCGACGCCCGTCGCGTGCACCCCGACTTCCGCTCTGTGGGAGAAAACCTGTGGGCGGGCTCCCCACCAGCCTCTTTCGACGTGACGCGTGCCGTGAAAAAATGGGTGGATGAGAAACAACACTACGACTTCAACCTCAACAGGTGCACAGGCGTCTGCGGCCACTACACACAG GTGGTGTGGGCGAGCAGCTACAAGGTTGGCTGCGCCGCCCAGCTGTGCCCCAGTGGTGTCAAAAGCACTGGTTTTGCTGCAAAGGAGGGCGTCATTTTTGTTTGCAACTATGCGCCAGG GGGTAACATAGTCGGAAGGAAACCATATCAGTATGGATCATGCTCTGAATGCGACGGCACCTGTGAGGGGAATCTCTGCC GTAATCCAGAACGAGATTCACAGAAAA GCTACAGCTGGACCCCAGACTGGGATCATGCCGGGGTTAACACTGGCAAAGCGGCCGATCGCTCCAGCTACGTGGCTGTTCTGGTTGTCCGGCCCATTGCCCTCATCGCCACCTTCACTGCCGCGTATGCAGTCCGCCACTTTTACCCCGACGTCTTCTGCTACGAATAG
- the krr1 gene encoding KRR1 small subunit processome component homolog, whose amino-acid sequence MASSTTGDGVSDAQTGKKSKKTKNQVDESELLTVPDGWKEPAFTKDDNPRGLLDESSFATLFPKYREAYLKECWPLVEKALGEAHIKTSLDLIEGSITVCTTKKTFDPYAIVRARDLIKLLARSVPFEQAVRILQDDMACDIIKIGTLVRNRERFVKRRQRLIGPKGSTLKALELLTNCYVMVQGNTVSAVGPFSGLKEVRKVVMDTMKNIHPIYNIKTLMIKRELSKDPELRMQSWERFLPKFRHKNLAKRREPKKKTVKREYTPFPPAQPESQVDKELATGEFFLRESVKKRKKMEEIKVKQAEALTKKQEERNKAFIPPKEKPLMKKSTKAPTEGKLDIEAIKEKVKRAKTKKLGAPPVNPAPASSTTDKKKKNKAKSKG is encoded by the exons ATGGCGTCTTCCACGACGGGAGACGGCGTGAGTGATGCACAAACTGGGAAAAAATCGAAAAAGACGAAAAACCAAG TGGACGAATCGGAACTCCTGACTGTTCCCGATGGATGGAAAGAGCCCGCGTTCACCAAGGACGACAACCCCCGTGGCCTGCTGGACGAGAGCAGCTTCGCCACCCTCTTCCCCAAGTACAGAGAAGCCTATCTGAAAGAGTGCTGGCCGCTTGTGGAGAAGGCCTTGGGAGAGGCA CACATCAAAACCTCTCTGGACCTGATCGAGGGAAGCATCACAGTTTGCACCACGAAGAAAACGTTTGACCCATATGCCATCGTGAGAGCCAGAGATCTCATCAAGCTGCTGGCCAGGAGTGTCCCATTTGAACAG GCTGTGCGGATATTACAGGATGACATGGCGTGCGACATTATCAAAATCGGCACCCTGGTGAGGAACAGAGAGCGGTTTGTGAAACGAAGACAGCGGCTGATTGGCCCCAAGGGCTCCACCCTAAAA GCATTGGAGTTGCTGACCAACTGCTATGTGATGGTGCAGGGCAACACGGTGTCGGCCGTGGGGCCCTTCAGCGGTCTGAAGGAG GTGCGCAAAGTGGTGATGGACACAATGAAGAACATTCACCCCATCTACAACATCAAG ACACTGATGATCAAACGGGAGCTGTCCAAAGACCCCGAGCTGCGGATGCAGAGCTGGGAACGCTTCCTGCCCAAGTTCCGCCACAAGAACCTGGCCAAGCGCCGCGAACCGAAGAAGAAGACCGTGAAGAGGGAGTACACACCATTCCCTCCAGCACAGCCGGAGAGCCAG GTTGACAAGGAGCTGGCTACCGGAGAATTCTTCCTGCgtgaaagtgtgaaaaagaggaagaagatggaggagatcAAG GTGAAACAAGCAGAAGCACTGacaaagaaacaggaagaacGGAACAAAGCTTTCATTCCACCTAAAGAGAAGCCTTTAATGAAGAAATCCACTAAAG ctcCCACAGAAGGCAAGCTGGACATCGAGGCCATCAAGGAGAAAGTGAAGAGAGCCAAAACCAAGAAACTGGGTGCTCCACCAGTGAACCCAGCTCCCGCCAGCAGCACCacagacaagaagaaaaagaacaaggcAAAAAGCAAAGGCTAA